In a single window of the Ooceraea biroi isolate clonal line C1 chromosome 8, Obir_v5.4, whole genome shotgun sequence genome:
- the LOC105285838 gene encoding cystinosin homolog isoform X4, which produces MALLRYAWFLILPVLTCVQGKFDVSTKDLKVQLNQYESFNLSLTKPLPPTSKTVIVTFDIQHSDLICTNPSGFNITADNRNQTEWVIHVKGLSAGHSVVNTNVTPSDITDFSQAFVRVTIEKSDILYHASAVVGWIYFLAWSISFYPQIYVNYKRKSVVGLNFDYLSLNLVGFLMYALFNCGLYWIPEIQNQYFDRYPKGLIPVQVNDIFFSLHAVLATIVTIGQCFIYEIGNQRVSTTARIIHGVFATFILVSLILACVHTIKWLDFLYYCSYVKLSITLIKYVPQAFYNYRRKSTVGWSIGNIFLDFTGGILSMLQMILNAYNYDDWESIFGDPTKFGLGFFSVAFDIFFIIQHYVLYRDSEPILLMK; this is translated from the exons ATGGCCTTGTTGCGGTATGCGTGGTTCCTCATATTACCAG TTTTAACATGCGTTCAGGGAAAGTTTGATGTGTCAACGAAGGATCTAAAAGTACAGCTCAATCAGTACGAGTCGTTCAACTTATCTTTGAC GAAACCTTTACCTCCCACTAGCAAAACTGTAATAGTCACATTTGATATACAGCATTCGGATTTGATATGTACTAATCCGTCtggttttaatattactgcCGATAACAGAAATCAAACAGAATGGGTTATTCATGTAAAAGGTCTCAGCGCAGGCCACTCAGTTGTTAATACCAATGTGACGCCTAGCGATATTACAGA tttcTCTCAAGCATTTGTTAGAGTGACTATAGAAAAGTCTGATATACTTTATCACGCCAGTGCTGTAGTTGGatggatatattttttagcATGGAGTATAAGTTTCTATCCACAAATCtatgttaattataaacgTAAAAGTGTCGTGGGTCTTAATTTCGATTACTTGTCACTGAATCTTGTTGGTTTTCTAATGTATGCATTGTTCAACTGTGGTCTCTACTGGATACCTGAGATTCAG aatcAGTATTTTGATAGATATCCCAAAGGTTTGATTCCTGTACAagttaatgatatttttttctcgctgcATGCAGTACTTGCTACTATAGTGACTATCGGGCAGTGTTTCATTTATGAG ATTGGCAATCAAAGAGTATCGACGACCGCACGTATTATTCACGGAGTATTTGCGACCTTTATATTAGTGTCTCTAATATTAGCGTGTGTCCACACAATTAAGTGGCTAGACTTTCTCTACTATTGTAGCTACGTGAAACTCAGCATAACGCTTATCAAATATGTGCCACAAGCGTTTTACAATTATAGAAGAAAGTCCACTGTCGGCTGGAGTATAGGAAATATATTCCTAGACTTTACCGGTGGCATTCTGTCGATGTTACAGATGATACTCAACGCTTATAACTACG ACGATTGGGAAAGTATTTTCGGGGACCCGACTAAATTCGGTCTTGGATTCTTTTCCGTGGCattcgatatatttttcataatacagCACTACGTTCTTTACAG GGATTCCGAACCTATATTGCTAATGAAATAG
- the LOC105285838 gene encoding cystinosin homolog isoform X1 has translation MALLRYAWFLILPVLTCVQGKFDVSTKDLKVQLNQYESFNLSLTKPLPPTSKTVIVTFDIQHSDLICTNPSGFNITADNRNQTEWVIHVKGLSAGHSVVNTNVTPSDITDFSQAFVRVTIEKSDILYHASAVVGWIYFLAWSISFYPQIYVNYKRKSVVGLNFDYLSLNLVGFLMYALFNCGLYWIPEIQNQYFDRYPKGLIPVQVNDIFFSLHAVLATIVTIGQCFIYEIGNQRVSTTARIIHGVFATFILVSLILACVHTIKWLDFLYYCSYVKLSITLIKYVPQAFYNYRRKSTVGWSIGNIFLDFTGGILSMLQMILNAYNYDDWESIFGDPTKFGLGFFSVAFDIFFIIQHYVLYSRFVAPERHVTISIARLRRASSRCIKSLVSSSRSLRQNDRFAHAN, from the exons ATGGCCTTGTTGCGGTATGCGTGGTTCCTCATATTACCAG TTTTAACATGCGTTCAGGGAAAGTTTGATGTGTCAACGAAGGATCTAAAAGTACAGCTCAATCAGTACGAGTCGTTCAACTTATCTTTGAC GAAACCTTTACCTCCCACTAGCAAAACTGTAATAGTCACATTTGATATACAGCATTCGGATTTGATATGTACTAATCCGTCtggttttaatattactgcCGATAACAGAAATCAAACAGAATGGGTTATTCATGTAAAAGGTCTCAGCGCAGGCCACTCAGTTGTTAATACCAATGTGACGCCTAGCGATATTACAGA tttcTCTCAAGCATTTGTTAGAGTGACTATAGAAAAGTCTGATATACTTTATCACGCCAGTGCTGTAGTTGGatggatatattttttagcATGGAGTATAAGTTTCTATCCACAAATCtatgttaattataaacgTAAAAGTGTCGTGGGTCTTAATTTCGATTACTTGTCACTGAATCTTGTTGGTTTTCTAATGTATGCATTGTTCAACTGTGGTCTCTACTGGATACCTGAGATTCAG aatcAGTATTTTGATAGATATCCCAAAGGTTTGATTCCTGTACAagttaatgatatttttttctcgctgcATGCAGTACTTGCTACTATAGTGACTATCGGGCAGTGTTTCATTTATGAG ATTGGCAATCAAAGAGTATCGACGACCGCACGTATTATTCACGGAGTATTTGCGACCTTTATATTAGTGTCTCTAATATTAGCGTGTGTCCACACAATTAAGTGGCTAGACTTTCTCTACTATTGTAGCTACGTGAAACTCAGCATAACGCTTATCAAATATGTGCCACAAGCGTTTTACAATTATAGAAGAAAGTCCACTGTCGGCTGGAGTATAGGAAATATATTCCTAGACTTTACCGGTGGCATTCTGTCGATGTTACAGATGATACTCAACGCTTATAACTACG ACGATTGGGAAAGTATTTTCGGGGACCCGACTAAATTCGGTCTTGGATTCTTTTCCGTGGCattcgatatatttttcataatacagCACTACGTTCTTTACAG CCGATTCGTCGCGCCGGAGCGTCACGTGACCATCTCCATCGCTCGATTGCGCAGAGCTTCAAGTCGCTGCATCAAGTCGCTCGTCTCGTCGAGTCGATCGCTCCGACAG AATGATCGCTTCGCTCACGCGAATTAG
- the LOC105285838 gene encoding cystinosin homolog isoform X3 — MALLRYAWFLILPVLTCVQGKFDVSTKDLKVQLNQYESFNLSLTKPLPPTSKTVIVTFDIQHSDLICTNPSGFNITADNRNQTEWVIHVKGLSAGHSVVNTNVTPSDITDFSQAFVRVTIEKSDILYHASAVVGWIYFLAWSISFYPQIYVNYKRKSVVGLNFDYLSLNLVGFLMYALFNCGLYWIPEIQNQYFDRYPKGLIPVQVNDIFFSLHAVLATIVTIGQCFIYEIGNQRVSTTARIIHGVFATFILVSLILACVHTIKWLDFLYYCSYVKLSITLIKYVPQAFYNYRRKSTVGWSIGNIFLDFTGGILSMLQMILNAYNYDDWESIFGDPTKFGLGFFSVAFDIFFIIQHYVLYRYSDEKVIDLNGRI; from the exons ATGGCCTTGTTGCGGTATGCGTGGTTCCTCATATTACCAG TTTTAACATGCGTTCAGGGAAAGTTTGATGTGTCAACGAAGGATCTAAAAGTACAGCTCAATCAGTACGAGTCGTTCAACTTATCTTTGAC GAAACCTTTACCTCCCACTAGCAAAACTGTAATAGTCACATTTGATATACAGCATTCGGATTTGATATGTACTAATCCGTCtggttttaatattactgcCGATAACAGAAATCAAACAGAATGGGTTATTCATGTAAAAGGTCTCAGCGCAGGCCACTCAGTTGTTAATACCAATGTGACGCCTAGCGATATTACAGA tttcTCTCAAGCATTTGTTAGAGTGACTATAGAAAAGTCTGATATACTTTATCACGCCAGTGCTGTAGTTGGatggatatattttttagcATGGAGTATAAGTTTCTATCCACAAATCtatgttaattataaacgTAAAAGTGTCGTGGGTCTTAATTTCGATTACTTGTCACTGAATCTTGTTGGTTTTCTAATGTATGCATTGTTCAACTGTGGTCTCTACTGGATACCTGAGATTCAG aatcAGTATTTTGATAGATATCCCAAAGGTTTGATTCCTGTACAagttaatgatatttttttctcgctgcATGCAGTACTTGCTACTATAGTGACTATCGGGCAGTGTTTCATTTATGAG ATTGGCAATCAAAGAGTATCGACGACCGCACGTATTATTCACGGAGTATTTGCGACCTTTATATTAGTGTCTCTAATATTAGCGTGTGTCCACACAATTAAGTGGCTAGACTTTCTCTACTATTGTAGCTACGTGAAACTCAGCATAACGCTTATCAAATATGTGCCACAAGCGTTTTACAATTATAGAAGAAAGTCCACTGTCGGCTGGAGTATAGGAAATATATTCCTAGACTTTACCGGTGGCATTCTGTCGATGTTACAGATGATACTCAACGCTTATAACTACG ACGATTGGGAAAGTATTTTCGGGGACCCGACTAAATTCGGTCTTGGATTCTTTTCCGTGGCattcgatatatttttcataatacagCACTACGTTCTTTACAG ATATAGCGATGAGAAGGTGATTGACCTGAACGGCAGAATATAG
- the LOC105285838 gene encoding cystinosin homolog isoform X5, with protein MALLRYAWFLILPVLTCVQGKFDVSTKDLKVQLNQYESFNLSLTFSQAFVRVTIEKSDILYHASAVVGWIYFLAWSISFYPQIYVNYKRKSVVGLNFDYLSLNLVGFLMYALFNCGLYWIPEIQNQYFDRYPKGLIPVQVNDIFFSLHAVLATIVTIGQCFIYEIGNQRVSTTARIIHGVFATFILVSLILACVHTIKWLDFLYYCSYVKLSITLIKYVPQAFYNYRRKSTVGWSIGNIFLDFTGGILSMLQMILNAYNYDDWESIFGDPTKFGLGFFSVAFDIFFIIQHYVLYSRFVAPERHVTISIARLRRASSRCIKSLVSSSRSLRQNDRFAHAN; from the exons ATGGCCTTGTTGCGGTATGCGTGGTTCCTCATATTACCAG TTTTAACATGCGTTCAGGGAAAGTTTGATGTGTCAACGAAGGATCTAAAAGTACAGCTCAATCAGTACGAGTCGTTCAACTTATCTTTGAC tttcTCTCAAGCATTTGTTAGAGTGACTATAGAAAAGTCTGATATACTTTATCACGCCAGTGCTGTAGTTGGatggatatattttttagcATGGAGTATAAGTTTCTATCCACAAATCtatgttaattataaacgTAAAAGTGTCGTGGGTCTTAATTTCGATTACTTGTCACTGAATCTTGTTGGTTTTCTAATGTATGCATTGTTCAACTGTGGTCTCTACTGGATACCTGAGATTCAG aatcAGTATTTTGATAGATATCCCAAAGGTTTGATTCCTGTACAagttaatgatatttttttctcgctgcATGCAGTACTTGCTACTATAGTGACTATCGGGCAGTGTTTCATTTATGAG ATTGGCAATCAAAGAGTATCGACGACCGCACGTATTATTCACGGAGTATTTGCGACCTTTATATTAGTGTCTCTAATATTAGCGTGTGTCCACACAATTAAGTGGCTAGACTTTCTCTACTATTGTAGCTACGTGAAACTCAGCATAACGCTTATCAAATATGTGCCACAAGCGTTTTACAATTATAGAAGAAAGTCCACTGTCGGCTGGAGTATAGGAAATATATTCCTAGACTTTACCGGTGGCATTCTGTCGATGTTACAGATGATACTCAACGCTTATAACTACG ACGATTGGGAAAGTATTTTCGGGGACCCGACTAAATTCGGTCTTGGATTCTTTTCCGTGGCattcgatatatttttcataatacagCACTACGTTCTTTACAG CCGATTCGTCGCGCCGGAGCGTCACGTGACCATCTCCATCGCTCGATTGCGCAGAGCTTCAAGTCGCTGCATCAAGTCGCTCGTCTCGTCGAGTCGATCGCTCCGACAG AATGATCGCTTCGCTCACGCGAATTAG
- the LOC105285838 gene encoding cystinosin homolog isoform X2, which yields MALLRYAWFLILPVLTCVQGKFDVSTKDLKVQLNQYESFNLSLTKPLPPTSKTVIVTFDIQHSDLICTNPSGFNITADNRNQTEWVIHVKGLSAGHSVVNTNVTPSDITDFSQAFVRVTIEKSDILYHASAVVGWIYFLAWSISFYPQIYVNYKRKSVVGLNFDYLSLNLVGFLMYALFNCGLYWIPEIQNQYFDRYPKGLIPVQVNDIFFSLHAVLATIVTIGQCFIYEIGNQRVSTTARIIHGVFATFILVSLILACVHTIKWLDFLYYCSYVKLSITLIKYVPQAFYNYRRKSTVGWSIGNIFLDFTGGILSMLQMILNAYNYDDWESIFGDPTKFGLGFFSVAFDIFFIIQHYVLYRNRGEYIELPGRCQEEPEGACNV from the exons ATGGCCTTGTTGCGGTATGCGTGGTTCCTCATATTACCAG TTTTAACATGCGTTCAGGGAAAGTTTGATGTGTCAACGAAGGATCTAAAAGTACAGCTCAATCAGTACGAGTCGTTCAACTTATCTTTGAC GAAACCTTTACCTCCCACTAGCAAAACTGTAATAGTCACATTTGATATACAGCATTCGGATTTGATATGTACTAATCCGTCtggttttaatattactgcCGATAACAGAAATCAAACAGAATGGGTTATTCATGTAAAAGGTCTCAGCGCAGGCCACTCAGTTGTTAATACCAATGTGACGCCTAGCGATATTACAGA tttcTCTCAAGCATTTGTTAGAGTGACTATAGAAAAGTCTGATATACTTTATCACGCCAGTGCTGTAGTTGGatggatatattttttagcATGGAGTATAAGTTTCTATCCACAAATCtatgttaattataaacgTAAAAGTGTCGTGGGTCTTAATTTCGATTACTTGTCACTGAATCTTGTTGGTTTTCTAATGTATGCATTGTTCAACTGTGGTCTCTACTGGATACCTGAGATTCAG aatcAGTATTTTGATAGATATCCCAAAGGTTTGATTCCTGTACAagttaatgatatttttttctcgctgcATGCAGTACTTGCTACTATAGTGACTATCGGGCAGTGTTTCATTTATGAG ATTGGCAATCAAAGAGTATCGACGACCGCACGTATTATTCACGGAGTATTTGCGACCTTTATATTAGTGTCTCTAATATTAGCGTGTGTCCACACAATTAAGTGGCTAGACTTTCTCTACTATTGTAGCTACGTGAAACTCAGCATAACGCTTATCAAATATGTGCCACAAGCGTTTTACAATTATAGAAGAAAGTCCACTGTCGGCTGGAGTATAGGAAATATATTCCTAGACTTTACCGGTGGCATTCTGTCGATGTTACAGATGATACTCAACGCTTATAACTACG ACGATTGGGAAAGTATTTTCGGGGACCCGACTAAATTCGGTCTTGGATTCTTTTCCGTGGCattcgatatatttttcataatacagCACTACGTTCTTTACAG GAATCGTGGGGAGTATATCGAGTTACCTGGCCGTTGTCAGGAGGAGCCCGAAGGCGCGTGCAACGTCTAA
- the LOC113562457 gene encoding 39S ribosomal protein L55, mitochondrial — MIASLTRISRRATGLCRNLNCWTGAITKKHRAMYERTYPTTLVLSDGSSIDIEYHEPRKIILLPQNIAELSPEDQKKRLEMRKPKSKVVITEEIEDSFDENRYLNFKK; from the coding sequence ATGATCGCTTCGCTCACGCGAATTAGCAGGCGCGCGACAGGCCTGTGCAGAAATCTCAACTGCTGGACAGGGGCAATTACGAAGAAACACAGAGCGATGTACGAACGGACGTATCCTACAACGCTCGTGTTATCAGATGGAAGTAGCATAGACATCGAGTATCACGAACCACGGAAGATAATACTTCTGCCGCAAAATATTGCTGAACTTTCTCCAGAAGACCAAAAGAAAAGGCTGGAGATGCGTAAACCAAAATCGAAGGTAGTCATAACTGAGGAAATTGAAGACAGCTTCGATGAGAATAGGTATCTCAACTTTAAGAAGTGA